Part of the Zhongshania aliphaticivorans genome, GTAATTGTTTTTACGCCAATAATATCTTCTAGCGCATCTTCAATTTTTATTGTTAAGCCTTCCTCGGCTTGGTCGGCAGAACCACTGTCGTAGACGATAGAGACCGTAATTCTGTCGGGCTCTATACTGGGGAAAGCCTCTTTACGGATGCTGCCCACTTCCATTATGCCCAGAACAATGACCAGCAAGAGCAGTAAGTTGGCTGCAACGGGGTTGCTGGCAAACCACGAAATAATCCCTCTTAAAGGGCCGCCGTTACTCATGGTTTGACTCCTGTGGCATGCCTGCTGGCCGCGCCTCTGGTTTTTGACGAGGTGCTGAGCCAGCTGGAGACTGTGGTTCAGTCCGTGGCGCTAATTTCATTGCTGACGTGCTTGTACCTTGCGCCTGTGCTGCCATCCCTTCTATATAGCTGCTTAGCGGATGAGTAAGTACTTGCTGAGAAGTTTCAGAGAGTGGCGCGGGTGGGGCGATATACAGCTTGTCGCCAACGCTAAACTGGGGACTGGTATCAAAGCTGGCGAGCTGACTATTAGCGTCAATATACCAAATGCTACCGCGCTGACTCAGGGCTGAGCTGGGCAGTTCCCATAAGCCATCAATGGCGCGTCCCTGAATGGTTACTTGCACAAACGTGCCGGGAATCAAAACCGGTGATTGCGTCATTGGTGATTCTACGGCAACGATTAGGGCGCGCTGGCGAGTGCTACTGTCTAAGTGGCCCTCGGTGCGCAGCACCTTGCCGCTCCAAGTTGCGCCGGTTTCTACGTCCTTAACGGTAACCAGCAAAGCGGGTTCGGCGAGCATGTCTTTTTCAGCGGGTAAATTCTGCCACTGTTGTGCGCTCAGCGGAATTTCAGCTTCTAAGCGACTGGCACTGTACAGGGTGCCAATGGCTGTGCCGCTCTGCACATAACTGCCCGGGGCAATGTCACGAGACACAATCACCGCATCAAATGGCGCAGTAATTTGGCTTTGTTCTAAGTCTATCTTGGCGCTGCTGAGTGTTGCCTTAGCTTGCTGCAGTGCGGCTTTGGCAGTGGCAAGCTGGGGTTTGCGCAATACCAGCTCAGAATCTGGTTCGCCCTCTAAGCCAGAAGCCTGCCACTCTAGCTCGGCCTGGGCTTGTTCGCGTTCTTCTTCAAGCAAGGCTTGCTGAGCTGCCTTGACGTCATACTCTGCTTCGGCATAGGCCGCTTGGTAATCACTGTCTTCAATTTGGGCCAGCACTGTGCCTGCCTTAACAAACTGTCCGGCTTCAAACAGCGGCGACAAAGAATCAATGCGACCACTTACATACGCGGTTAAATCCAGCTGGTAGCGAGCCTGCATTTCACCGTGGCCAATCACGCTAGCTTGGTACTGCCCCACGGTGACGTCATTAACACTTACGCTGGCTTTTTCATGTTGCTCGGGCGGCTGCGGCATGGGCTTATTCATTTGCGCTTTACTGGCGCTCATCACATATAAAATAACCGTCACCAGTAGTGCGACAGACAGCAAAAGAATAACAGTGGGGGATAGCTTGCGGCTCATGCTTGTACTCCAAGGCCCAAGGCGAGACCGAGGGCAATTCGGTTCGCGAGTCGTTGATAAATGAGATTGTCGAGTTGTGCTGCTAGGTCGTAGCTCTGCTGCTGAACAGTGAGTAGGTCCAGAATATCCACTAAGCCAGCGCGGTATTTACTTTGATATTGGGTGGTGGTGCGCTTGGCGGCTTCCAGTGCATCACTAATATGGGCTTGGCGTTTGGCAAGCTCTTGTTCACTGCCAAGGGCGTCGTCAACTTCAACCACGGCGTTGAGTAGGCTTTCACGAAATGCCTGATAGCTCTGGGCAATTTCAAGGTCGGCAATTTTAGCCGCCGCGCGCAATTCACCACCACGATACAAGGGCGCCACCAATTGCCCAAGCAGTGACCACACTGGGGTTTTAAGTAAAGCTGACGACAAAGAGCTTGCGGTGTCTTCAAGTGCGGCTTGCAGGCTTAGGTTTGGCAGCATGTCTTTATAAGCCGCCTTGCTGCGCAGCTGATTAGCTTCAATGGCAAAGTAGGCCGCTTGTAGGTCTGGACGTTGTTCAAGATTTTGTTCAGGGAGCGCGGCAACTGGAAGTAGCACGCTGGGGTAGTCGTTCAGTTCAGTCAGGTCCGCGACCTCACTTTGGCCCAGTAATTGACCGAGTGCGCGCTGCTGGCGAGCTAGGTCTTCATTGTACTCGGCCATCCGCGCTTGTGATTGATAAACCGCGCTGCGGGCCGTATCAATATCTTCTAAATTACCTAGGCCGCTGCGGTAACGGTTCGCAATAAATTGCGCGGTTTTTTCTAAGCTCTGTAAGCGCTGACTTTCAATATCAATGGCGTGTTGTAGTGCCACACTGTTTAGCCACGCGGTCATCACCTCGGCGGCAAGGGCATTTTTTGCTTCATGGTAAATGGCTCGCTGCTGCGCCACATCTTTACCCGCCGCCTTGTAACGGTCACTGAGCTTTCCCCACAAATCAAGATTCAAACTTAAAGTGAGTGAGCCAGTGTGGCTGGTCTCGCTGGCGGTGGTGCTATTCTCTTCTTGTTTAGACGCTGATATTCCCGCGTCTAAATCAGGCAGGCGATCAGCGCCGGTTTGGCGGCGCTGTAATTGGGTGATCTCAAGGGTCAGCAGGGTTTGCTGCAAGCTGGGGTTAGCGGTTAAAGCCTGATCAATTAAGGCATTCAAACTCTCTGAACCGATCAGCTCCGGTAGAAGTATTGGTGCTACCTGCTCGGCCTCAGTCGCAGCCTGTTCTGTTATGTTGAGGTCTGCCTGCGCTTGTTGGGCATAATTTTGCGAGGTGGGCGACGCGGCACAGCCTGCCAATATGGCCATACTCAAATACAGCGCCGTAAAGCGCGGTGGTGTTTTAAAGGTTTGCACTGGTGGTTCCCCAATAATCAGCGGGTGCTGGCCCGACACATAGCTGTTGTATGGGGCAAGAATAAAGGGCAGACGGTTAAGGCAGGGTTAAGTGCGCCGAAGGGCGTAGGGAATATTCAATGAGAGGTAACGAGTAAGCATGCTTCAGGACTGTCAATCAGTAGACGCGGCCTCACTCAATTTGCACCACAGACATAAATTATTGATTTAAGGTGAAACGGGGTTATGATCAGCTTAAGGGAATAAAGAAAAAGAGATAAGGAGCCAGCCTTGCACATACCTACAGAGTCTTCTGCGATATACGCTCAAGCCCAAGACCTAACCGCGTTTTTCAATGATTAAT contains:
- a CDS encoding efflux RND transporter periplasmic adaptor subunit produces the protein MSRKLSPTVILLLSVALLVTVILYVMSASKAQMNKPMPQPPEQHEKASVSVNDVTVGQYQASVIGHGEMQARYQLDLTAYVSGRIDSLSPLFEAGQFVKAGTVLAQIEDSDYQAAYAEAEYDVKAAQQALLEEEREQAQAELEWQASGLEGEPDSELVLRKPQLATAKAALQQAKATLSSAKIDLEQSQITAPFDAVIVSRDIAPGSYVQSGTAIGTLYSASRLEAEIPLSAQQWQNLPAEKDMLAEPALLVTVKDVETGATWSGKVLRTEGHLDSSTRQRALIVAVESPMTQSPVLIPGTFVQVTIQGRAIDGLWELPSSALSQRGSIWYIDANSQLASFDTSPQFSVGDKLYIAPPAPLSETSQQVLTHPLSSYIEGMAAQAQGTSTSAMKLAPRTEPQSPAGSAPRQKPEARPAGMPQESNHE
- a CDS encoding TolC family protein, translated to MQTFKTPPRFTALYLSMAILAGCAASPTSQNYAQQAQADLNITEQAATEAEQVAPILLPELIGSESLNALIDQALTANPSLQQTLLTLEITQLQRRQTGADRLPDLDAGISASKQEENSTTASETSHTGSLTLSLNLDLWGKLSDRYKAAGKDVAQQRAIYHEAKNALAAEVMTAWLNSVALQHAIDIESQRLQSLEKTAQFIANRYRSGLGNLEDIDTARSAVYQSQARMAEYNEDLARQQRALGQLLGQSEVADLTELNDYPSVLLPVAALPEQNLEQRPDLQAAYFAIEANQLRSKAAYKDMLPNLSLQAALEDTASSLSSALLKTPVWSLLGQLVAPLYRGGELRAAAKIADLEIAQSYQAFRESLLNAVVEVDDALGSEQELAKRQAHISDALEAAKRTTTQYQSKYRAGLVDILDLLTVQQQSYDLAAQLDNLIYQRLANRIALGLALGLGVQA